In the Gasterosteus aculeatus chromosome X, fGasAcu3.hap1.1, whole genome shotgun sequence genome, one interval contains:
- the LOC120809783 gene encoding CUGBP Elav-like family member 2 isoform X7, whose amino-acid sequence MSMTSAFNLDYHPLTESRLMTASDTINGNGSKMNGSLEQLDQPDPDSIKMFVGQIPRAWSETELKELFEPFGAVHQINILRDRTQNPPQSKGCCFVTFYTRKAALEAQNALHNIKTLSGMHHPIQMKPADSEKTSVSEPAAGHAARHNAARHFDTNFAVEDRKLFIGMISKKYGENEIRMMFLSFGQMEECRILRGPDGQSRGCAFVTFSTRAMAQNAIKTMHHSQTMEGCSSPLVVKFADTQRDKEQRRLQQQLVQQIQQLNSASTWGNLAGLGTLSPQYLALLQQATSTSNQGSFNNIQRLGGVNPLQLQNLATLAAAAAAAQSSGSPTSTSAMSANSAALGALAGPMGSSAASAGAAMNTLASLGTLQGLTGTSMGLNLNALTNSVGGMGSMNGGLGASMANGSAASSMDALTQAYSGMQQYAASALPSLYGQSLLQQSIAGGQKEVGPEGANLFIYHLPQEFGDQDLLQMFMPFGNVVSAKVFIDKQTNLSKCFGFVSYDNPVSAQAAIQAMNGFQIGMKRLKVQLKRSKNDSKPY is encoded by the exons ATGAGCATGACTTCGGCGTTCAACCTGGATTACCACCCTCTAACCGAAAGTCGGTTAATGACCGCCAGCGACACGAT caACGGCAACGGCAGCAAGATGAACGGGTCGCTGGAGCAGTTggaccagccggaccccgaCTCCATCAAGATGTTCGTGGGGCAGATCCCGCGGGCCTGGTCAGAAACGGAACTCAAAGAGCTTTTTGAGCCCTTCGGCGCCGTGCACCAGATCAACATCCTCCGGGATCGCACCCAGAATCCCCCTCAGAGCAAAG gatgCTGTTTTGTTACTTTTTATACAAGAAAAGCCGCACTGGAGGCCCAGAATGCACTGCACAACATAAAGACTTTAAGTGGG ATGCATCATCCTATCCAGATGAAACCCGCTGACAGTGAGAAAACAAGTG TGTCGGAACCAGCCGCGGGCCACGCAGCGCGCCACAACGCAGCGCGCCACTTCGACACGAATTTTG CGGTAGAAGACAGAAAACTCTTCATCGGAATGATTTCAAAGAAATACGGCGAGAACGAGATCAGAAtgatgttcttgtctttcgGCCAGATGGAAGAGTGCAGAATTCTCCGCGGACCAGATGGTCAGAGCAGAG gcTGTGCGTTTGTCACATTTTCTACCAGAGCAATGGCACAGAATGCAATCAAAACCATGCATCACTCTCAGACTATGGAG GGCTGTTCCTCACCTCTGGTGGTGAAGTTTGCCGACACGCAGCGAGATAAGGAGCAAAggcgcctgcagcagcagcttgtacAGCAGATTCAGCAGCTTAATAGCGCCTCCACCTGGGGAAACCTGGCCGGCCTGGGGACCCTCTCGCCACAGTACCTGGCG TTGCTCCAgcaggccacatctaccagtAACCAAGGCAGTTTCAATAATATTCAGAGGCTAGGAG GTGTGAACCCCCTTCAGCTTCAGAACTTGGCCACATTAGCTGCTGCTGCGGCCGCAGCCCAGAGTTCTGGGAGCCCGACCTCTACCAGCGCTATGTCTGCAAACAGTGCAGCCCTGGGAGCCCTGGCCGGCCCAA TGGGTTCATCAGCGGCCAGCGCCGGTGCCGCCATGAACACCCTGGCGTCTCTGGGAACCCTGCAGGGTCTCACCGGGACTTCTATGGGCCTCAACCTTAACGCGCTCACCAACAGTGTCGGTG GTATGGGGTCCATGAATGGGGGCCTGGGAGCCTCCATGGCCAACGGGTCAGCGGCTAGCTCCATGGACGCTCTGACCCAGGCCTACTCAGGGATGCAGCAGTACGCCGCCTCCGCCCTGCCCTCCCTCTACGGCCAGTCTCTCCTGCAGCAGAGCATTGCTGGGGGTCAGAAGGAAG TAGGGCCAGAGGGCGCCAACCTGTTCATCTACCACCTGCCCCAGGAGTTTGGAGACCAGGATCTTCTCCAGATGTTTATGCCTTTTGGAAATGTGGTCTCTGCCAAAGTCTTCATTGACAAACAGACCAATCTGAGCAAGTGCTTTG GGTTCGTCAGCTATGACAATCCTGTGTCTGCGCAAGCTGCCATCCAGGCCATGAATGGTTTCCAGATCGGCATGAAGAGGCTGAAGGTTCAGCTGAAGCGCTCCAAGAACGACAGCAAACCCTACTGA
- the LOC120809783 gene encoding CUGBP Elav-like family member 2 isoform X3, which translates to MLGHSSELALVQSLYANSMRCPPSATGISVRNEDLPMSNGNGSKMNGSLEQLDQPDPDSIKMFVGQIPRAWSETELKELFEPFGAVHQINILRDRTQNPPQSKGCCFVTFYTRKAALEAQNALHNIKTLSGMHHPIQMKPADSEKTSVSEPAAGHAARHNAARHFDTNFAVEDRKLFIGMISKKYGENEIRMMFLSFGQMEECRILRGPDGQSRGCAFVTFSTRAMAQNAIKTMHHSQTMEGCSSPLVVKFADTQRDKEQRRLQQQLVQQIQQLNSASTWGNLAGLGTLSPQYLALLQQATSTSNQGSFNNIQRLGGVNPLQLQNLATLAAAAAAAQSSGSPTSTSAMSANSAALGALAGPMGSSAASAGAAMNTLASLGTLQGLTGTSMGLNLNALTNSVGGMGSMNGGLGASMANGSAASSMDALTQAYSGMQQYAASALPSLYGQSLLQQSIAGGQKEVGPEGANLFIYHLPQEFGDQDLLQMFMPFGNVVSAKVFIDKQTNLSKCFGFVSYDNPVSAQAAIQAMNGFQIGMKRLKVQLKRSKNDSKPY; encoded by the exons ATGTTGGGACACTCTTCTGAGCTGGCCCTGGTGCAGAGTTTGTATGCCAACAGCATGCGCTGTCCCCCCTCTGCGACCGGGATCTCTGTCAGGAATGAGGACCTGCCTATGAG caACGGCAACGGCAGCAAGATGAACGGGTCGCTGGAGCAGTTggaccagccggaccccgaCTCCATCAAGATGTTCGTGGGGCAGATCCCGCGGGCCTGGTCAGAAACGGAACTCAAAGAGCTTTTTGAGCCCTTCGGCGCCGTGCACCAGATCAACATCCTCCGGGATCGCACCCAGAATCCCCCTCAGAGCAAAG gatgCTGTTTTGTTACTTTTTATACAAGAAAAGCCGCACTGGAGGCCCAGAATGCACTGCACAACATAAAGACTTTAAGTGGG ATGCATCATCCTATCCAGATGAAACCCGCTGACAGTGAGAAAACAAGTG TGTCGGAACCAGCCGCGGGCCACGCAGCGCGCCACAACGCAGCGCGCCACTTCGACACGAATTTTG CGGTAGAAGACAGAAAACTCTTCATCGGAATGATTTCAAAGAAATACGGCGAGAACGAGATCAGAAtgatgttcttgtctttcgGCCAGATGGAAGAGTGCAGAATTCTCCGCGGACCAGATGGTCAGAGCAGAG gcTGTGCGTTTGTCACATTTTCTACCAGAGCAATGGCACAGAATGCAATCAAAACCATGCATCACTCTCAGACTATGGAG GGCTGTTCCTCACCTCTGGTGGTGAAGTTTGCCGACACGCAGCGAGATAAGGAGCAAAggcgcctgcagcagcagcttgtacAGCAGATTCAGCAGCTTAATAGCGCCTCCACCTGGGGAAACCTGGCCGGCCTGGGGACCCTCTCGCCACAGTACCTGGCG TTGCTCCAgcaggccacatctaccagtAACCAAGGCAGTTTCAATAATATTCAGAGGCTAGGAG GTGTGAACCCCCTTCAGCTTCAGAACTTGGCCACATTAGCTGCTGCTGCGGCCGCAGCCCAGAGTTCTGGGAGCCCGACCTCTACCAGCGCTATGTCTGCAAACAGTGCAGCCCTGGGAGCCCTGGCCGGCCCAA TGGGTTCATCAGCGGCCAGCGCCGGTGCCGCCATGAACACCCTGGCGTCTCTGGGAACCCTGCAGGGTCTCACCGGGACTTCTATGGGCCTCAACCTTAACGCGCTCACCAACAGTGTCGGTG GTATGGGGTCCATGAATGGGGGCCTGGGAGCCTCCATGGCCAACGGGTCAGCGGCTAGCTCCATGGACGCTCTGACCCAGGCCTACTCAGGGATGCAGCAGTACGCCGCCTCCGCCCTGCCCTCCCTCTACGGCCAGTCTCTCCTGCAGCAGAGCATTGCTGGGGGTCAGAAGGAAG TAGGGCCAGAGGGCGCCAACCTGTTCATCTACCACCTGCCCCAGGAGTTTGGAGACCAGGATCTTCTCCAGATGTTTATGCCTTTTGGAAATGTGGTCTCTGCCAAAGTCTTCATTGACAAACAGACCAATCTGAGCAAGTGCTTTG GGTTCGTCAGCTATGACAATCCTGTGTCTGCGCAAGCTGCCATCCAGGCCATGAATGGTTTCCAGATCGGCATGAAGAGGCTGAAGGTTCAGCTGAAGCGCTCCAAGAACGACAGCAAACCCTACTGA
- the LOC120809783 gene encoding CUGBP Elav-like family member 2 isoform X19, with amino-acid sequence MLGHSSELALVQSLYANSMRCPPSATGISVRNEDLPMSNGNGSKMNGSLEQLDQPDPDSIKMFVGQIPRAWSETELKELFEPFGAVHQINILRDRTQNPPQSKGCCFVTFYTRKAALEAQNALHNIKTLSGMHHPIQMKPADSEKTSVSEPAAGHAARHNAARHFDTNFAVEDRKLFIGMISKKYGENEIRMMFLSFGQMEECRILRGPDGQSRGCAFVTFSTRAMAQNAIKTMHHSQTMEGCSSPLVVKFADTQRDKEQRRLQQQLVQQIQQLNSASTWGNLAGLGTLSPQYLALLQQATSTSNQGSFNNIQRLGVGSSAASAGAAMNTLASLGTLQGLTGTSMGLNLNALTNSVGGMGSMNGGLGASMANGSAASSMDALTQAYSGMQQYAASALPSLYGQSLLQQSIAGGQKEVGPEGANLFIYHLPQEFGDQDLLQMFMPFGNVVSAKVFIDKQTNLSKCFGFVSYDNPVSAQAAIQAMNGFQIGMKRLKVQLKRSKNDSKPY; translated from the exons ATGTTGGGACACTCTTCTGAGCTGGCCCTGGTGCAGAGTTTGTATGCCAACAGCATGCGCTGTCCCCCCTCTGCGACCGGGATCTCTGTCAGGAATGAGGACCTGCCTATGAG caACGGCAACGGCAGCAAGATGAACGGGTCGCTGGAGCAGTTggaccagccggaccccgaCTCCATCAAGATGTTCGTGGGGCAGATCCCGCGGGCCTGGTCAGAAACGGAACTCAAAGAGCTTTTTGAGCCCTTCGGCGCCGTGCACCAGATCAACATCCTCCGGGATCGCACCCAGAATCCCCCTCAGAGCAAAG gatgCTGTTTTGTTACTTTTTATACAAGAAAAGCCGCACTGGAGGCCCAGAATGCACTGCACAACATAAAGACTTTAAGTGGG ATGCATCATCCTATCCAGATGAAACCCGCTGACAGTGAGAAAACAAGTG TGTCGGAACCAGCCGCGGGCCACGCAGCGCGCCACAACGCAGCGCGCCACTTCGACACGAATTTTG CGGTAGAAGACAGAAAACTCTTCATCGGAATGATTTCAAAGAAATACGGCGAGAACGAGATCAGAAtgatgttcttgtctttcgGCCAGATGGAAGAGTGCAGAATTCTCCGCGGACCAGATGGTCAGAGCAGAG gcTGTGCGTTTGTCACATTTTCTACCAGAGCAATGGCACAGAATGCAATCAAAACCATGCATCACTCTCAGACTATGGAG GGCTGTTCCTCACCTCTGGTGGTGAAGTTTGCCGACACGCAGCGAGATAAGGAGCAAAggcgcctgcagcagcagcttgtacAGCAGATTCAGCAGCTTAATAGCGCCTCCACCTGGGGAAACCTGGCCGGCCTGGGGACCCTCTCGCCACAGTACCTGGCG TTGCTCCAgcaggccacatctaccagtAACCAAGGCAGTTTCAATAATATTCAGAGGCTAGGAG TGGGTTCATCAGCGGCCAGCGCCGGTGCCGCCATGAACACCCTGGCGTCTCTGGGAACCCTGCAGGGTCTCACCGGGACTTCTATGGGCCTCAACCTTAACGCGCTCACCAACAGTGTCGGTG GTATGGGGTCCATGAATGGGGGCCTGGGAGCCTCCATGGCCAACGGGTCAGCGGCTAGCTCCATGGACGCTCTGACCCAGGCCTACTCAGGGATGCAGCAGTACGCCGCCTCCGCCCTGCCCTCCCTCTACGGCCAGTCTCTCCTGCAGCAGAGCATTGCTGGGGGTCAGAAGGAAG TAGGGCCAGAGGGCGCCAACCTGTTCATCTACCACCTGCCCCAGGAGTTTGGAGACCAGGATCTTCTCCAGATGTTTATGCCTTTTGGAAATGTGGTCTCTGCCAAAGTCTTCATTGACAAACAGACCAATCTGAGCAAGTGCTTTG GGTTCGTCAGCTATGACAATCCTGTGTCTGCGCAAGCTGCCATCCAGGCCATGAATGGTTTCCAGATCGGCATGAAGAGGCTGAAGGTTCAGCTGAAGCGCTCCAAGAACGACAGCAAACCCTACTGA
- the LOC120809783 gene encoding CUGBP Elav-like family member 2 isoform X1 translates to MLGHSSELALVQSLYANSMRCPPSATGISVRNEDLPMSNGNGSKMNGSLEQLDQPDPDSIKMFVGQIPRAWSETELKELFEPFGAVHQINILRDRTQNPPQSKGCCFVTFYTRKAALEAQNALHNIKTLSGMHHPIQMKPADSEKTSVSEPAAGHAARHNAARHFDTNFAVEDRKLFIGMISKKYGENEIRMMFLSFGQMEECRILRGPDGQSRGCAFVTFSTRAMAQNAIKTMHHSQTMEGCSSPLVVKFADTQRDKEQRRLQQQLVQQIQQLNSASTWGNLAGLGTLSPQYLALLQQATSTSNQGSFNNIQRLGAGVNPLQLQNLATLAAAAAAAQSSGSPTSTSAMSANSAALGALAGPMGSSAASAGAAMNTLASLGTLQGLTGTSMGLNLNALTNSVGGMGSMNGGLGASMANGSAASSMDALTQAYSGMQQYAASALPSLYGQSLLQQSIAGGQKEVGPEGANLFIYHLPQEFGDQDLLQMFMPFGNVVSAKVFIDKQTNLSKCFGFVSYDNPVSAQAAIQAMNGFQIGMKRLKVQLKRSKNDSKPY, encoded by the exons ATGTTGGGACACTCTTCTGAGCTGGCCCTGGTGCAGAGTTTGTATGCCAACAGCATGCGCTGTCCCCCCTCTGCGACCGGGATCTCTGTCAGGAATGAGGACCTGCCTATGAG caACGGCAACGGCAGCAAGATGAACGGGTCGCTGGAGCAGTTggaccagccggaccccgaCTCCATCAAGATGTTCGTGGGGCAGATCCCGCGGGCCTGGTCAGAAACGGAACTCAAAGAGCTTTTTGAGCCCTTCGGCGCCGTGCACCAGATCAACATCCTCCGGGATCGCACCCAGAATCCCCCTCAGAGCAAAG gatgCTGTTTTGTTACTTTTTATACAAGAAAAGCCGCACTGGAGGCCCAGAATGCACTGCACAACATAAAGACTTTAAGTGGG ATGCATCATCCTATCCAGATGAAACCCGCTGACAGTGAGAAAACAAGTG TGTCGGAACCAGCCGCGGGCCACGCAGCGCGCCACAACGCAGCGCGCCACTTCGACACGAATTTTG CGGTAGAAGACAGAAAACTCTTCATCGGAATGATTTCAAAGAAATACGGCGAGAACGAGATCAGAAtgatgttcttgtctttcgGCCAGATGGAAGAGTGCAGAATTCTCCGCGGACCAGATGGTCAGAGCAGAG gcTGTGCGTTTGTCACATTTTCTACCAGAGCAATGGCACAGAATGCAATCAAAACCATGCATCACTCTCAGACTATGGAG GGCTGTTCCTCACCTCTGGTGGTGAAGTTTGCCGACACGCAGCGAGATAAGGAGCAAAggcgcctgcagcagcagcttgtacAGCAGATTCAGCAGCTTAATAGCGCCTCCACCTGGGGAAACCTGGCCGGCCTGGGGACCCTCTCGCCACAGTACCTGGCG TTGCTCCAgcaggccacatctaccagtAACCAAGGCAGTTTCAATAATATTCAGAGGCTAGGAG CAGGTGTGAACCCCCTTCAGCTTCAGAACTTGGCCACATTAGCTGCTGCTGCGGCCGCAGCCCAGAGTTCTGGGAGCCCGACCTCTACCAGCGCTATGTCTGCAAACAGTGCAGCCCTGGGAGCCCTGGCCGGCCCAA TGGGTTCATCAGCGGCCAGCGCCGGTGCCGCCATGAACACCCTGGCGTCTCTGGGAACCCTGCAGGGTCTCACCGGGACTTCTATGGGCCTCAACCTTAACGCGCTCACCAACAGTGTCGGTG GTATGGGGTCCATGAATGGGGGCCTGGGAGCCTCCATGGCCAACGGGTCAGCGGCTAGCTCCATGGACGCTCTGACCCAGGCCTACTCAGGGATGCAGCAGTACGCCGCCTCCGCCCTGCCCTCCCTCTACGGCCAGTCTCTCCTGCAGCAGAGCATTGCTGGGGGTCAGAAGGAAG TAGGGCCAGAGGGCGCCAACCTGTTCATCTACCACCTGCCCCAGGAGTTTGGAGACCAGGATCTTCTCCAGATGTTTATGCCTTTTGGAAATGTGGTCTCTGCCAAAGTCTTCATTGACAAACAGACCAATCTGAGCAAGTGCTTTG GGTTCGTCAGCTATGACAATCCTGTGTCTGCGCAAGCTGCCATCCAGGCCATGAATGGTTTCCAGATCGGCATGAAGAGGCTGAAGGTTCAGCTGAAGCGCTCCAAGAACGACAGCAAACCCTACTGA
- the LOC120809783 gene encoding CUGBP Elav-like family member 2 isoform X4 — MLGHSSELALVQSLYANSMRCPPSATGISVRNEDLPMSNGNGSKMNGSLEQLDQPDPDSIKMFVGQIPRAWSETELKELFEPFGAVHQINILRDRTQNPPQSKGCCFVTFYTRKAALEAQNALHNIKTLSGMHHPIQMKPADSEKTSVSEPAAGHAARHNAARHFDTNFAVEDRKLFIGMISKKYGENEIRMMFLSFGQMEECRILRGPDGQSRGCAFVTFSTRAMAQNAIKTMHHSQTMEGCSSPLVVKFADTQRDKEQRRLQQQLVQQIQQLNSASTWGNLAGLGTLSPQYLALLQQATSTSNQGSFNNIQRLGGVNPLQLQNLATLAAAAAAAQSSGSPTSTSAMSANSAALGALAGPMGSSAASAGAAMNTLASLGTLQGLTGTSMGLNLNALTNSVGGMGSMNGGLGASMANGSAASSMDALTQAYSGMQQYAASALPSLYGQSLLQQSIAGGQKEGPEGANLFIYHLPQEFGDQDLLQMFMPFGNVVSAKVFIDKQTNLSKCFGFVSYDNPVSAQAAIQAMNGFQIGMKRLKVQLKRSKNDSKPY; from the exons ATGTTGGGACACTCTTCTGAGCTGGCCCTGGTGCAGAGTTTGTATGCCAACAGCATGCGCTGTCCCCCCTCTGCGACCGGGATCTCTGTCAGGAATGAGGACCTGCCTATGAG caACGGCAACGGCAGCAAGATGAACGGGTCGCTGGAGCAGTTggaccagccggaccccgaCTCCATCAAGATGTTCGTGGGGCAGATCCCGCGGGCCTGGTCAGAAACGGAACTCAAAGAGCTTTTTGAGCCCTTCGGCGCCGTGCACCAGATCAACATCCTCCGGGATCGCACCCAGAATCCCCCTCAGAGCAAAG gatgCTGTTTTGTTACTTTTTATACAAGAAAAGCCGCACTGGAGGCCCAGAATGCACTGCACAACATAAAGACTTTAAGTGGG ATGCATCATCCTATCCAGATGAAACCCGCTGACAGTGAGAAAACAAGTG TGTCGGAACCAGCCGCGGGCCACGCAGCGCGCCACAACGCAGCGCGCCACTTCGACACGAATTTTG CGGTAGAAGACAGAAAACTCTTCATCGGAATGATTTCAAAGAAATACGGCGAGAACGAGATCAGAAtgatgttcttgtctttcgGCCAGATGGAAGAGTGCAGAATTCTCCGCGGACCAGATGGTCAGAGCAGAG gcTGTGCGTTTGTCACATTTTCTACCAGAGCAATGGCACAGAATGCAATCAAAACCATGCATCACTCTCAGACTATGGAG GGCTGTTCCTCACCTCTGGTGGTGAAGTTTGCCGACACGCAGCGAGATAAGGAGCAAAggcgcctgcagcagcagcttgtacAGCAGATTCAGCAGCTTAATAGCGCCTCCACCTGGGGAAACCTGGCCGGCCTGGGGACCCTCTCGCCACAGTACCTGGCG TTGCTCCAgcaggccacatctaccagtAACCAAGGCAGTTTCAATAATATTCAGAGGCTAGGAG GTGTGAACCCCCTTCAGCTTCAGAACTTGGCCACATTAGCTGCTGCTGCGGCCGCAGCCCAGAGTTCTGGGAGCCCGACCTCTACCAGCGCTATGTCTGCAAACAGTGCAGCCCTGGGAGCCCTGGCCGGCCCAA TGGGTTCATCAGCGGCCAGCGCCGGTGCCGCCATGAACACCCTGGCGTCTCTGGGAACCCTGCAGGGTCTCACCGGGACTTCTATGGGCCTCAACCTTAACGCGCTCACCAACAGTGTCGGTG GTATGGGGTCCATGAATGGGGGCCTGGGAGCCTCCATGGCCAACGGGTCAGCGGCTAGCTCCATGGACGCTCTGACCCAGGCCTACTCAGGGATGCAGCAGTACGCCGCCTCCGCCCTGCCCTCCCTCTACGGCCAGTCTCTCCTGCAGCAGAGCATTGCTGGGGGTCAGAAGGAAG GGCCAGAGGGCGCCAACCTGTTCATCTACCACCTGCCCCAGGAGTTTGGAGACCAGGATCTTCTCCAGATGTTTATGCCTTTTGGAAATGTGGTCTCTGCCAAAGTCTTCATTGACAAACAGACCAATCTGAGCAAGTGCTTTG GGTTCGTCAGCTATGACAATCCTGTGTCTGCGCAAGCTGCCATCCAGGCCATGAATGGTTTCCAGATCGGCATGAAGAGGCTGAAGGTTCAGCTGAAGCGCTCCAAGAACGACAGCAAACCCTACTGA
- the LOC120809783 gene encoding CUGBP Elav-like family member 2 isoform X8 gives MSMTSAFNLDYHPLTESRLMTASDTINGNGSKMNGSLEQLDQPDPDSIKMFVGQIPRAWSETELKELFEPFGAVHQINILRDRTQNPPQSKGCCFVTFYTRKAALEAQNALHNIKTLSGMHHPIQMKPADSEKTSVSEPAAGHAARHNAARHFDTNFAVEDRKLFIGMISKKYGENEIRMMFLSFGQMEECRILRGPDGQSRGCAFVTFSTRAMAQNAIKTMHHSQTMEGCSSPLVVKFADTQRDKEQRRLQQQLVQQIQQLNSASTWGNLAGLGTLSPQYLALLQQATSTSNQGSFNNIQRLGAGVNPLQLQNLATLAAAAAAAQSSGSPTSTSAMSANSAALGALAGPMGSSAASAGAAMNTLASLGTLQGLTGTSMGLNLNALTNSVGGMGSMNGGLGASMANGSAASSMDALTQAYSGMQQYAASALPSLYGQSLLQQSIAGGQKEGPEGANLFIYHLPQEFGDQDLLQMFMPFGNVVSAKVFIDKQTNLSKCFGFVSYDNPVSAQAAIQAMNGFQIGMKRLKVQLKRSKNDSKPY, from the exons ATGAGCATGACTTCGGCGTTCAACCTGGATTACCACCCTCTAACCGAAAGTCGGTTAATGACCGCCAGCGACACGAT caACGGCAACGGCAGCAAGATGAACGGGTCGCTGGAGCAGTTggaccagccggaccccgaCTCCATCAAGATGTTCGTGGGGCAGATCCCGCGGGCCTGGTCAGAAACGGAACTCAAAGAGCTTTTTGAGCCCTTCGGCGCCGTGCACCAGATCAACATCCTCCGGGATCGCACCCAGAATCCCCCTCAGAGCAAAG gatgCTGTTTTGTTACTTTTTATACAAGAAAAGCCGCACTGGAGGCCCAGAATGCACTGCACAACATAAAGACTTTAAGTGGG ATGCATCATCCTATCCAGATGAAACCCGCTGACAGTGAGAAAACAAGTG TGTCGGAACCAGCCGCGGGCCACGCAGCGCGCCACAACGCAGCGCGCCACTTCGACACGAATTTTG CGGTAGAAGACAGAAAACTCTTCATCGGAATGATTTCAAAGAAATACGGCGAGAACGAGATCAGAAtgatgttcttgtctttcgGCCAGATGGAAGAGTGCAGAATTCTCCGCGGACCAGATGGTCAGAGCAGAG gcTGTGCGTTTGTCACATTTTCTACCAGAGCAATGGCACAGAATGCAATCAAAACCATGCATCACTCTCAGACTATGGAG GGCTGTTCCTCACCTCTGGTGGTGAAGTTTGCCGACACGCAGCGAGATAAGGAGCAAAggcgcctgcagcagcagcttgtacAGCAGATTCAGCAGCTTAATAGCGCCTCCACCTGGGGAAACCTGGCCGGCCTGGGGACCCTCTCGCCACAGTACCTGGCG TTGCTCCAgcaggccacatctaccagtAACCAAGGCAGTTTCAATAATATTCAGAGGCTAGGAG CAGGTGTGAACCCCCTTCAGCTTCAGAACTTGGCCACATTAGCTGCTGCTGCGGCCGCAGCCCAGAGTTCTGGGAGCCCGACCTCTACCAGCGCTATGTCTGCAAACAGTGCAGCCCTGGGAGCCCTGGCCGGCCCAA TGGGTTCATCAGCGGCCAGCGCCGGTGCCGCCATGAACACCCTGGCGTCTCTGGGAACCCTGCAGGGTCTCACCGGGACTTCTATGGGCCTCAACCTTAACGCGCTCACCAACAGTGTCGGTG GTATGGGGTCCATGAATGGGGGCCTGGGAGCCTCCATGGCCAACGGGTCAGCGGCTAGCTCCATGGACGCTCTGACCCAGGCCTACTCAGGGATGCAGCAGTACGCCGCCTCCGCCCTGCCCTCCCTCTACGGCCAGTCTCTCCTGCAGCAGAGCATTGCTGGGGGTCAGAAGGAAG GGCCAGAGGGCGCCAACCTGTTCATCTACCACCTGCCCCAGGAGTTTGGAGACCAGGATCTTCTCCAGATGTTTATGCCTTTTGGAAATGTGGTCTCTGCCAAAGTCTTCATTGACAAACAGACCAATCTGAGCAAGTGCTTTG GGTTCGTCAGCTATGACAATCCTGTGTCTGCGCAAGCTGCCATCCAGGCCATGAATGGTTTCCAGATCGGCATGAAGAGGCTGAAGGTTCAGCTGAAGCGCTCCAAGAACGACAGCAAACCCTACTGA